TGGAGCGATGTCTCCAGATTTTGAATATTTCTTGAGGCTCAAACCATTTGGGACTGTAGGGCATACTTGGTGGGGAGTATTTGTGATGAATGTTCCTATTGCTATATTGCTCGCATATATATTTCACTATATGGTAAA
The Tissierellales bacterium genome window above contains:
- a CDS encoding DUF4184 family protein, which encodes MPFTISHPAIVLPLYKKQRTWVNLTGLVLGAMSPDFEYFLRLKPFGTVGHTWWGVFVMNVPIAILLAYIFHYMV